From Penicillium psychrofluorescens genome assembly, chromosome: 1, one genomic window encodes:
- a CDS encoding uncharacterized protein (ID:PFLUO_001962-T1.cds;~source:funannotate) → MCGIFGYINYLVERDRRFIIDTLLNGLSRLEYRGYDSAGMAVDGNKKNEVCAYKEVGKVAKLKELIAESEVDMSKIFESHAGISHTRWATHGTPSRKNCHPHRSDPAWEFAVVHNGIITNYKELKALLETKGFRFETETDTECIAKLAKYLYDQHPDIEFTVLAKAVIKELEGAFGLLMKSVHYPHEVIAARKGSPLVIGVRTSKKMKVDFVDVEFSEEGALPAEQASQNVAAKKSATSLLAPPDKSLLHRSQSRAFLSDDGIPQPAEFFLSSDPSAIVEHTKKVLYLEDDDIAHIHEGQLNIHRLTKDDGTSNVRAIQTIELELQEIMKGKFDHFMQKEIFEQPESVVNTMRGRLDAVNKKVTLGGLRQYITTIRRCRRIIFIACGTSYHSCMAVRGVFEELTEIPIAVELASDFLDRQAPVFRDDTCVFVSQSGETADSLMALRYCLERGALTVGVVNVVGSSISLLTHCGVHINAGPEIGVASTKAYTSQFVAMVMFALSLSEDRASKQKRREEIMEGLGKISEQFKEILKLNDQIKDMCAKFFKNQKSLLLLGRGAQFPTALEGALKIKEISYLHCEAVMSGELKHGVLALVDENLPIIMILTRDNLFTKSLNAYQQVIARGGRPIVICNPDDPEFSAAQTEKIDVPKTVDCLQGLLNVIPLQLVSYWLAVGEGLNVDFPRNLAKSVTVE, encoded by the exons GGAATTTTCGGCTACATCAACTATCTCGTCGAGAGGGACCGTCGATTCATTATCGATACCCTGCTCAATG GCCTCTCCCGACTGGAGTACCGGGGCTACGACTCCGCGGGCATGGCCGTTGACGGCAACAAGAAGAATGAAGTCTGTGCCTACAAGGAAGTGGGCAAGGTGGCCAAACTGAAGGAGCTCATTGCGGAGTCGGAGGTGGACATGTCCAAGATCTTCGAGTCTCACGCCGGTATCTCTCACACTCGCTGGGCCACTCACGGTACGCCCTCGCGCAAGAACTGCCACCCACACCG ATCGGATCCCGCATGGGAATTCGCCGTCGTCCACAACGGCATTATCACCAACTACAAGGAGTTGAAGGCCCTCCTCGAGACCAAGGGGTTCCGCTTCGAGACGGAGACCGACACGGAGTGCATTGCCAAATTGGCCAAGTACCTGTACGATCAACACCCGGATATTGAGTTCACTGttctggccaaggccgtcatTAAGGAGCTGGAGGGTGCATTCGGGCTGCTGATGAAGTCCGTGCATTACCCTCATGAGGTGATCGCGGCCCGCAAGGGTTCCCCGCTGGTGATCGGTGTGCGTACAtccaagaagatgaaggtGGACTTTGTGGACGTGGAGTTTTCCGAGGAGGGCGCTCTCCCGGCCGAGCAGGCCTCCCAGAACGTAGCCGCCAAGAAGTCCGCCACGAGCCTCCTGGCCCCGCCGGACAAGTCGTTGTTGCACCGCTCCCAGTCGCGGGCATTCCTGTCCGACGACGGCATCCCTCAGCCCGCCGAGTTCTTCCTCTCGTCGGACCCCTCCGCTATCGTGGAGCACACCAAGAAGGTGCTCTActtggaagatgatgatattgcCCATATCCACGAAGGACAGCTGAACATCCACCGTCTGACCAAGGATGATGGCACCTCCAACGTTcgcgccatccagaccatcgagctggagctgcaaGAGATCATGAAGGGCAAGTTCGACCACTTCATGCAGAAGGAGATCTTTGAGCAGCCCGAATCCGTGGTGAACACCATGAGAGGTCGCCTGGATGCGGTCAACAAGAAGGTCACCCTGGGAGGTCTTCGCCAGTACATTACTACCATCCGTCGCTGCCGACgaatcatcttcattgcctGCGGAACCAGCTACCACTCCTGCATGGCCGTGCGGGGAGTTTTCGAGGAACTGACGGAGATTCCCATCGCCGTCGAACTCGCATCGGACTTCCTCGATCGCCAGGCGCCAGTATTCCGTGATGACACTTGCGTCTTTGTCTCTCAGTCGGGCGAGACCGCGGACTCGCTGATGGCTCTCCGCTACTGTCTCGAGCGGGGTGCCTTGACGGTTGGCGTTGTCAACGTGGTCGGCTCTTCGATATCGCTTCTCACCCACTGCGGTGTGCACATCAACGCCGGTCCTGAGATCGGTGTCGCCTCGACCAAGGCCTACACCTCCCAGTTCGTGGCCATGGTCATGTTTGCTTTGTCCCTCAGCGAGGATCGTGCCTCGAAGCAGAAGCGCCGcgaggagatcatggaggGCTTGGGCAAGATTTCCGAGCAGTTCAAGGAGATCTTGAAGCTCAATGACCAGATCAAGGACATGTGCgccaagttcttcaagaaccaGAAGAGTTTGCTTCTGTTGGGCCGTGGTGCCCAGTTCCCCACTGCTCTTGAGG GTGCcctgaagatcaaggaaatCTCGTACCTCCACTGCGAGGCGGTCATGTCCGGCGAATTGAAGCACGGTGTGCTCGCTCTCGTGGACGAGAACCTCCCGATCATCATGATCCTCACACGCGACaacctcttcaccaagtcGCTCAATGCCTACCAACAGG TCATTGCCCGCGGTGGCCGCCCCATTGTGATCTGCAACCCCGACGACCCCGAGTTCTCGGCTGCGCAGACCGAAAAGATCGATGTGCCCAAGACGGTGGACTGCCTGCAGGGCCTGCTCAATGTGATCCCGCTGCAGCTTGTTTCGTACTGGCTGGCAGTCGGCGAGGGCCTGAACGTGGATTTCCCGCGCAACCTGGCCAAGTCGGTGACGGTTGAGTAG